Proteins encoded in a region of the Zea mays cultivar B73 chromosome 2, Zm-B73-REFERENCE-NAM-5.0, whole genome shotgun sequence genome:
- the LOC100282697 gene encoding arabinose-proton symporter isoform 2 (isoform 2 is encoded by transcript variant 2) — MESVKMRTAMATKREYRRMEAGEEGEELGEAEWARRAEAQRQRRRRGQRYAFSCALFASLNAILLGYDVGVMSGAIIYMQKDLHITEFQQEILVGCLSVVSLLGSLSGGRTSDAIGRKWTMGLGAIVFQIGATIMTFAPSFTVLMIGRLLAGVGIGFGAMVSGVYIAEISPAGARGTLTSLPEICINFGILLGYVSNYAFSGLSEHINWRIMLGVGILPSVFIGFALFVIPESPRWLMMEKRVSEARAVLLQISESEAEAEERLAEIEEAAGLMKSMKSEDKEVWRELLNPSPAVRRMLYAGCGIQLFQQITGIDATVYYSPTIFKDAGIKSDQELLAATVAVGFTKTVFILVAIFLIDRVGRKPLLYVSTIGMTICLFLLGVALTLQNHAVGLMSPRVGIDLAIFAVCGNVAFFSIGMGPICWVLSSEVFPLRLRAQGSALGQVGGRVSSGLVSMSFLSMARAISVAGMFFVFAAISTISVLFVYFCVPETKGKTLEQIEMMFESGDEWGGGEIELEDTQHLIPSIKKSVPLG; from the exons ATGGAGTCGGTGAAGATGAGGACGGCAATGGCGACGAAGCGGGAGTACAGGAGGATGGAGGCGGGCGAGGAGGGGGAGGAGCTGGGGGAGGCGGAGTGGGCGCGCCGCGCCGAGGCGCAGAGGCAGCGGCGCAGGCGAGGCCAGCGCTACGCCTTCAGCTGCGCGCTCTTCGCGTCCCTGAACGCCATCCTCCTCGGTTACG ATGTTGGCGTAATGAGTGGCGCGATCATCTACATGCAGAAAGACCTCCACATAACCGAGTTTCAGCAAGAAATCCTAGTAGGCTGTCTGAGCGTGGTCTCACTCTTGGGAAGCCTATCAGGGGGGCGAACATCTGACGCAATTGGCAGAAAATGGACAATGGGCCTCGGTGCAATTGTGTTCCAGATAGGCGCGACCATCATGACGTTTGCTCCATCATTCACTGTGCTTATGATAGGGAGGCTCCTTGCTGGGGTTGGCATTGGCTTTGGTGCCATGGTATCTGGAGTGTACATTGCTGAGATCTCCCCCGCAGGTGCCCGAGGGACGCTCACATCCCTTCCTGAGATCTGCATCAATTTTGGGATCCTTCTTGGCTACGTTTCCAATTATGCCTTCTCAGGCCTTTCTGAGCACATCAATTGGAGGATTATGCTTGGTGTCGGTATCCTCCCATCAGTCTTCATTGGCTTTGCGCTTTTCGTGATCCCGGAGTCCCCTAGGTGGTTGATGATGGAGAAGAGAGTTTCAGAAGCAAGGGCAGTGCTGCTGCAGATTAGCGAgtctgaagctgaagctgaagaaCGGCTGGCTGAGATCGAGGAAGCCGCAGGTCTGATGAAATCAATGAAATCTGAGGACAAAGAAGTGTGGAGGGAACTTTTGAACCCGTCTCCCGCCGTCCGTCGGATGCTGTACGCTGGTTGCGGTATTCAGTTGTTCCAACAGATCACAGGAATTGATGCTACTGTCTATTACAGCCCAACAATTTTCAAAGATGCTGGCATCAAGTCTGATCAGGAGCTTCTCGCTGCAACTGTTGCTGTGGGTTTCACTAAGACAGTGTTCATCTTGGTTGCAATTTTCCTAATTGATAGAGTTGGACGGAAGCCACTTCTTTATGTGAGCACCATTGGCATGACCATCTGCTTATTTCTCTTGGGGGTTGCACTTACACTGCAAAACCATGCGGTGGGGCTTATGTCTCCACGTGTTGGTATCGACCTAGCAATTTTCGCAGTTTGTGGCAACGTGGCATTCTTTTCAATTGGCATGGGACCAATATGTTGGGTCTTGTCCTCAGAGGTATTTCCTTTAAGATTACGAGCTCAAGGGTCAGCGCTTGGTCAAGTAGGTGGTAGAGTGAGCAGTGGTTTGGTTTCCATGTCATTCCTTTCTATGGCCCGTGCTATATCAGTGGCAGGAATGTTCTTCGTCTTTGCTGCAATATCCACTATCTCTGTACTGTTTGTGTACTTTTGTGTGCCAGAAACAAAAGGGAAAACACTGGAGCAGATCGAAATGATGTTTGAAAGTGGGGACGAATGGGGAGGAGGTGAAATTGAGCTTGAGGATACACAGCATTTAATACCGAGTATCAAGAAGTCTGTGCCTCTTGGTTGA
- the LOC100282697 gene encoding arabinose-proton symporter isoform 1 (isoform 1 is encoded by transcript variant 1), whose translation MAGAGAAANGGRNKYAVLDRSEERQTDARTERRRRPLAPESERGRRERFVYACAVFASLNAVLLGYDVGVMSGAIIYMQKDLHITEFQQEILVGCLSVVSLLGSLSGGRTSDAIGRKWTMGLGAIVFQIGATIMTFAPSFTVLMIGRLLAGVGIGFGAMVSGVYIAEISPAGARGTLTSLPEICINFGILLGYVSNYAFSGLSEHINWRIMLGVGILPSVFIGFALFVIPESPRWLMMEKRVSEARAVLLQISESEAEAEERLAEIEEAAGLMKSMKSEDKEVWRELLNPSPAVRRMLYAGCGIQLFQQITGIDATVYYSPTIFKDAGIKSDQELLAATVAVGFTKTVFILVAIFLIDRVGRKPLLYVSTIGMTICLFLLGVALTLQNHAVGLMSPRVGIDLAIFAVCGNVAFFSIGMGPICWVLSSEVFPLRLRAQGSALGQVGGRVSSGLVSMSFLSMARAISVAGMFFVFAAISTISVLFVYFCVPETKGKTLEQIEMMFESGDEWGGGEIELEDTQHLIPSIKKSVPLG comes from the exons ATGGCGGGCGCCGGGGCAGCGGCCAATGGCGGCAGGAACAAGTACGCGGTTCTCGATCGGAGCGAGGAGCGACAGACGGACGCTAGGACGGAGCGGCGGAGGAGGCCGTTGGCGCCCGAGAGCGAGAGGGGGAGAAGGGAGCGGTTCGTGTACGCCTGCGCGGTCTTCGCCTCCCTCAACGCCGTCCTGCTCGGCTACG ATGTTGGCGTAATGAGTGGCGCGATCATCTACATGCAGAAAGACCTCCACATAACCGAGTTTCAGCAAGAAATCCTAGTAGGCTGTCTGAGCGTGGTCTCACTCTTGGGAAGCCTATCAGGGGGGCGAACATCTGACGCAATTGGCAGAAAATGGACAATGGGCCTCGGTGCAATTGTGTTCCAGATAGGCGCGACCATCATGACGTTTGCTCCATCATTCACTGTGCTTATGATAGGGAGGCTCCTTGCTGGGGTTGGCATTGGCTTTGGTGCCATGGTATCTGGAGTGTACATTGCTGAGATCTCCCCCGCAGGTGCCCGAGGGACGCTCACATCCCTTCCTGAGATCTGCATCAATTTTGGGATCCTTCTTGGCTACGTTTCCAATTATGCCTTCTCAGGCCTTTCTGAGCACATCAATTGGAGGATTATGCTTGGTGTCGGTATCCTCCCATCAGTCTTCATTGGCTTTGCGCTTTTCGTGATCCCGGAGTCCCCTAGGTGGTTGATGATGGAGAAGAGAGTTTCAGAAGCAAGGGCAGTGCTGCTGCAGATTAGCGAgtctgaagctgaagctgaagaaCGGCTGGCTGAGATCGAGGAAGCCGCAGGTCTGATGAAATCAATGAAATCTGAGGACAAAGAAGTGTGGAGGGAACTTTTGAACCCGTCTCCCGCCGTCCGTCGGATGCTGTACGCTGGTTGCGGTATTCAGTTGTTCCAACAGATCACAGGAATTGATGCTACTGTCTATTACAGCCCAACAATTTTCAAAGATGCTGGCATCAAGTCTGATCAGGAGCTTCTCGCTGCAACTGTTGCTGTGGGTTTCACTAAGACAGTGTTCATCTTGGTTGCAATTTTCCTAATTGATAGAGTTGGACGGAAGCCACTTCTTTATGTGAGCACCATTGGCATGACCATCTGCTTATTTCTCTTGGGGGTTGCACTTACACTGCAAAACCATGCGGTGGGGCTTATGTCTCCACGTGTTGGTATCGACCTAGCAATTTTCGCAGTTTGTGGCAACGTGGCATTCTTTTCAATTGGCATGGGACCAATATGTTGGGTCTTGTCCTCAGAGGTATTTCCTTTAAGATTACGAGCTCAAGGGTCAGCGCTTGGTCAAGTAGGTGGTAGAGTGAGCAGTGGTTTGGTTTCCATGTCATTCCTTTCTATGGCCCGTGCTATATCAGTGGCAGGAATGTTCTTCGTCTTTGCTGCAATATCCACTATCTCTGTACTGTTTGTGTACTTTTGTGTGCCAGAAACAAAAGGGAAAACACTGGAGCAGATCGAAATGATGTTTGAAAGTGGGGACGAATGGGGAGGAGGTGAAATTGAGCTTGAGGATACACAGCATTTAATACCGAGTATCAAGAAGTCTGTGCCTCTTGGTTGA